A portion of the Acidobacteriota bacterium genome contains these proteins:
- a CDS encoding tetratricopeptide repeat protein: MILAWATALSTITLAQSAGEEVARRQLESGRAFAKQGNYTEALKDFRAVADTHPNSSVADNALLEIARYYIDVAGDTKEAAAAVDAIVKKYATSDSAPDAYLLAGRLALARSHQSADLDSALANFERVFRLFPSSGAVPRSLTLVGETMWYARRYDDARANLSRTIAEFPTDATAAEAYLTLGKVLLALGEPVLAMEEMQQVRNRWPNTPAAATALARTSTLHRLYIRAKGGPAWALSADTIGPVKLQNVVGLAWSGKDALFSAAETGLSVLTSGATERPQAVVRPRGITVDLAGQVVAFDAGALRPPTGAPLTLAVPQSGGTPKALSNLQAATQVSNGDWLVADSNDRVLQRFSSTGTHVGTFGAGRITRLASTETDLVAGLDKDAKSVVVFDGAGTLTARIPLKTPGYDLEEAEDLTFDAFGHLYVLSRTSIAVFSPYPAAPAATAAAAPAAAAAPAAARAGAYRLLTVFAPPQNDPAGFRRATSFVVDPSGTIYLYDDRAERVMVYR; encoded by the coding sequence ATGATTCTCGCGTGGGCCACTGCGCTGAGCACAATAACCCTGGCCCAGTCGGCTGGAGAGGAAGTAGCGCGGCGGCAGCTTGAGAGTGGGCGCGCGTTTGCCAAGCAAGGTAACTACACCGAAGCGCTCAAGGACTTCCGCGCGGTCGCCGACACACATCCCAACAGTTCCGTCGCCGACAACGCGCTGCTCGAGATCGCGCGGTACTACATCGACGTCGCGGGCGACACCAAAGAGGCCGCAGCAGCGGTGGACGCCATCGTCAAGAAATACGCGACGTCCGACTCCGCGCCGGACGCCTACCTGCTGGCAGGGCGCCTTGCGCTTGCGCGCAGCCATCAGTCCGCCGACCTTGATTCCGCCCTCGCGAATTTTGAACGTGTCTTCCGGTTATTCCCCTCGTCGGGCGCTGTTCCGCGTTCACTCACACTCGTCGGCGAGACGATGTGGTACGCGCGCCGGTATGACGATGCGCGCGCGAACCTCAGCAGGACCATTGCGGAGTTCCCGACCGACGCCACCGCGGCTGAAGCCTACCTGACACTGGGCAAGGTGCTGCTCGCACTGGGAGAACCCGTGCTGGCCATGGAAGAGATGCAGCAGGTGCGCAATCGCTGGCCCAACACGCCGGCGGCCGCCACTGCGCTTGCGCGCACCTCAACGCTGCATCGTCTCTACATTCGCGCGAAGGGTGGGCCGGCCTGGGCGCTGAGCGCCGACACCATTGGTCCCGTGAAGTTGCAGAACGTGGTCGGGTTGGCCTGGTCGGGCAAGGACGCGTTATTTTCAGCCGCGGAAACCGGCCTGTCCGTGCTCACGTCCGGTGCCACCGAACGGCCGCAGGCCGTGGTGAGGCCGCGGGGCATCACGGTGGATCTGGCGGGGCAGGTGGTGGCGTTCGACGCAGGCGCACTCCGCCCGCCCACGGGCGCGCCACTGACGCTTGCCGTGCCCCAGTCGGGTGGTACGCCGAAGGCCCTGTCCAATCTCCAGGCGGCCACACAGGTGAGCAACGGCGATTGGCTCGTGGCTGACAGCAACGATCGCGTGTTGCAGCGCTTCTCAAGCACCGGCACCCACGTAGGGACGTTTGGCGCGGGCCGCATCACGCGGCTGGCGTCCACGGAAACCGACCTCGTGGCAGGGCTCGACAAAGACGCCAAGTCGGTGGTGGTCTTCGATGGGGCGGGGACGCTGACCGCGCGCATTCCCCTGAAGACCCCGGGCTACGATCTTGAGGAAGCCGAAGACCTGACGTTTGATGCGTTCGGGCATCTGTATGTGCTGAGCCGCACGTCCATTGCCGTGTTCTCGCCGTATCCCGCCGCGCCCGCTGCGACCGCAGCGGCGGCCCCAGCTGCGGCTGCGGCTCCGGCCGCGGCCCGCGCGGGCGCCTATCGCTTGCTCACCGTGTTTGCGCCGCCGCAGAACGACCCCGCGGGATTCCGCCGCGCCACATCATTCGTCGTGGACCCGTCGGGCACGATCTACCTGTATGACGACCGCGCTGAACGCGTGATGGTGTATCGATGA
- a CDS encoding PEGA domain-containing protein, whose product MKRVRAIAILLVCLVAATSAAIQEATPEQLFEQGKKQFDAFQYDQAVPLFDKLIAALTAGGPGVPVQKPELLIQAYEHRARARFALGDSAGADQDFAELLGLKPDFALAAGVSPRLIKVLDNVRRVTIGRLSVQVTPPGPVTIDGKVYQVTAEPLVFDIKAGEHTVNATRPNYTPFEQKVTVIATEVATMAITLERVAATITVVTMPDDVEVFIDDVSKGRTTKGAAEGVSAPLPITGISLGDHRLKLKRACFVDFDMPFTLVSDDIQPEPVQLTPAVAKVVIESTDREATVVVDGEPRGPVGSDVTVCAGTHLIEVRGARGRFVDRREWKTGDTATLTATLRSAVPFISMQAGAGSTPEQLRGTLERMLAPANRVMFFTPDAAELDAAMKQENIPADWLGPMLGQPGARLPREAVRDMARRLSTRLGVQGLSAAVVGADAYTVSLLFLAAGSGEPDLLTLSLTDSASQGRVLERLNAALPTLVRLSVNAAFIDVAGTPGAVVARAGEGAGLAPGDIITSAVGKPVASVADFQAALAAQPLTAQSIALEVKGAGGVVRKVPAPVTLGVDTLGVRDPALLANRALLDLQDAVRSPVVGVQSMAASINLALVHMRLGNWDDALAAIKDVQLLDGPGVSAGTVAYLNGLAYEALGRAPDATAAFTKAAASPQARLWYEGPLVAPLARTKLQNRR is encoded by the coding sequence ATGAAACGCGTCCGAGCCATCGCCATCCTTCTGGTCTGCCTCGTGGCCGCTACGAGTGCCGCCATCCAGGAAGCCACGCCCGAACAGTTGTTCGAGCAGGGCAAGAAGCAGTTCGACGCCTTCCAGTATGACCAGGCGGTGCCGCTGTTCGACAAGCTCATCGCGGCGTTGACGGCGGGTGGGCCCGGTGTGCCGGTGCAGAAGCCGGAGTTGCTCATCCAGGCCTACGAACACCGCGCGCGGGCGCGGTTCGCGCTGGGCGACTCTGCGGGCGCCGATCAGGACTTCGCTGAACTACTCGGGCTCAAGCCAGACTTTGCGCTCGCCGCCGGCGTGTCGCCGCGCTTGATCAAGGTGCTCGACAACGTGCGCCGCGTCACCATCGGCCGCCTGAGCGTGCAGGTGACGCCGCCCGGCCCGGTCACCATCGACGGCAAGGTGTATCAGGTCACCGCCGAGCCACTGGTGTTTGACATCAAGGCGGGCGAGCACACCGTAAACGCCACGCGTCCCAACTACACACCGTTTGAGCAGAAGGTCACCGTGATCGCCACGGAAGTGGCGACCATGGCCATTACGCTCGAGCGCGTGGCGGCCACCATCACCGTGGTCACGATGCCCGACGACGTCGAGGTGTTTATCGATGATGTGTCGAAGGGCCGCACCACAAAGGGCGCCGCAGAAGGTGTATCGGCGCCGTTGCCCATCACCGGCATCTCGCTGGGCGACCATCGTCTGAAGCTGAAGCGCGCGTGTTTTGTCGATTTCGACATGCCGTTCACCCTGGTATCCGACGACATCCAGCCCGAGCCCGTGCAGTTGACGCCGGCGGTGGCCAAGGTGGTGATCGAAAGCACCGACCGTGAAGCCACTGTGGTGGTGGACGGCGAGCCCCGCGGGCCTGTGGGCAGCGATGTCACGGTGTGCGCCGGCACCCATCTGATTGAGGTGCGCGGCGCGCGCGGACGTTTTGTGGACCGCCGTGAATGGAAGACTGGCGACACGGCCACGCTGACCGCCACGTTGCGGAGCGCGGTGCCATTCATCTCCATGCAGGCTGGCGCCGGTTCTACGCCCGAGCAGTTGCGCGGCACGCTGGAACGGATGCTGGCGCCGGCCAATCGCGTCATGTTCTTCACGCCCGACGCCGCGGAGCTTGACGCCGCGATGAAGCAGGAAAACATTCCGGCCGACTGGCTCGGTCCGATGCTCGGCCAGCCTGGCGCACGCCTCCCGCGCGAAGCCGTGCGCGACATGGCCCGGCGCCTTTCGACGCGTCTGGGCGTGCAGGGCCTGTCGGCGGCTGTGGTGGGGGCTGACGCCTACACCGTGTCGCTTCTGTTCCTGGCGGCCGGCAGCGGTGAGCCCGATCTGCTCACGCTGAGCCTCACCGACTCGGCGTCGCAGGGCCGTGTGCTCGAGCGCCTCAACGCCGCGCTGCCCACGCTCGTGCGTCTTTCCGTGAATGCCGCGTTCATCGACGTGGCCGGCACACCCGGCGCCGTTGTCGCGCGCGCCGGCGAGGGAGCGGGCCTGGCGCCCGGCGACATCATCACCTCCGCGGTGGGCAAGCCCGTCGCCTCTGTGGCCGACTTCCAGGCCGCGCTTGCCGCGCAGCCGCTGACCGCCCAGTCCATCGCGCTCGAGGTGAAGGGCGCCGGGGGCGTGGTCAGGAAAGTGCCCGCGCCCGTGACGCTGGGCGTGGATACGCTGGGCGTGCGCGACCCCGCGCTCCTGGCCAATCGCGCGCTGCTGGACCTGCAGGACGCCGTGCGTTCGCCGGTGGTGGGCGTGCAAAGCATGGCCGCGTCAATCAACCTCGCCCTGGTGCACATGCGCCTGGGCAACTGGGACGACGCGTTGGCGGCCATCAAGGATGTGCAGTTGCTGGACGGCCCGGGCGTCTCGGCCGGCACGGTGGCCTATCTCAATGGCCTGGCGTACGAGGCGCTGGGCCGCGCGCCCGACGCCACGGCGGCCTTCACGAAAGCGGCCGCCTCTCCCCAGGCACGCCTCTGGTATGAAGGCCCCCTCGTGGCCCCCCTCGCGCGCACGAAACTCCAGAATCGCCGGTAA
- a CDS encoding cold shock domain-containing protein has translation MATVVTGTIKRLVSDKGFGFVVGPDGNEYFFHQSACDGQFDQLREGQSVTFSMGQGPKGPRAENVRVS, from the coding sequence ATGGCGACAGTAGTTACAGGCACGATCAAGCGGTTGGTAAGCGACAAGGGTTTCGGATTTGTAGTGGGTCCGGACGGCAACGAGTACTTCTTCCACCAGTCCGCGTGCGACGGTCAGTTTGACCAGCTGCGCGAAGGACAGTCGGTGACGTTCTCGATGGGACAGGGCCCCAAGGGACCGCGCGCGGAAAACGTTCGCGTCTCCTAA
- a CDS encoding spore coat protein U domain-containing protein, whose product MQRNRALTTTLVLAIWVLMWPSAPVEAQAVSCSIGTSRYSATSVANTNVNVTIYGRIPARQDAAVGAYTDTITVTITF is encoded by the coding sequence ATGCAACGCAATCGGGCGCTGACCACTACTCTCGTCCTGGCGATTTGGGTCCTGATGTGGCCTTCTGCGCCGGTGGAGGCTCAGGCTGTCAGCTGCTCAATTGGCACCTCTCGGTACTCGGCCACCTCGGTGGCGAACACGAATGTGAATGTCACCATCTACGGCCGCATTCCGGCACGACAAGATGCAGCCGTGGGCGCCTATACGGACACGATCACGGTGACCATCACGTTCTGA
- a CDS encoding STM4012 family radical SAM protein, translated as MGNEARDRLRQAIAASELPCYVYSYPSKRAYRPFDPPVTIEDAWRGAEGPLNLYIHIPFCAYRCSFCTLFLTTSHGPDLVQAYVDALCRQMAMYGPVVGHMEVISLYIGGGTPTTLSPAQFSQLFDALRKHFPRWAAGAEISVEGSPDSMTVERLACLKREGVTRVSMGLQTLDAEEQKRVGRPYAPEAVFHAVEAINTIGFDNVNYDLIYGLEGQQRESWFASLGATVAFVPKTITLYPVVFRPLTVIQKRAERDTSGFLPDESKYALYDESVAYLAGRGFRQDSFVRFTTLPRGGLRQETADFAGVPLLGLGAGARSYSDRVHYSTDYAVRRTATLDIIGGFIDHAHSPDHPADRGFLLDDDERRRRFCVLNLSLGRLDPAEYARRFGGDGLQHLAPELDALAAEGCVEVMADGTYQLTPRGFKYSNVMGELFKSPRVDALEATYVPE; from the coding sequence ATGGGGAATGAGGCGCGCGACCGGCTTCGACAGGCGATAGCCGCGTCGGAGTTGCCGTGTTACGTCTACAGCTACCCGTCCAAGCGCGCGTATCGGCCGTTTGATCCGCCGGTCACGATTGAAGACGCCTGGCGCGGCGCCGAGGGCCCGCTCAACCTCTATATCCATATTCCGTTCTGCGCCTATCGCTGTTCGTTCTGCACGCTCTTCCTGACCACGTCACATGGGCCGGATCTGGTGCAGGCGTATGTGGACGCGCTCTGCCGTCAGATGGCGATGTACGGCCCCGTGGTGGGCCACATGGAAGTGATCTCGCTCTACATCGGTGGCGGGACGCCGACGACCCTGTCACCGGCGCAGTTCAGTCAACTGTTCGACGCGTTGCGGAAACACTTCCCGCGATGGGCGGCGGGCGCCGAGATCTCGGTGGAAGGGTCTCCCGACTCGATGACCGTGGAGCGTCTGGCGTGCCTCAAGCGCGAGGGTGTGACCCGCGTGAGCATGGGGCTGCAGACGCTGGACGCGGAGGAACAGAAACGCGTCGGCCGCCCGTACGCGCCCGAGGCGGTGTTTCACGCCGTGGAAGCGATCAACACGATCGGGTTCGACAACGTGAACTACGACCTCATCTACGGCCTTGAGGGGCAGCAGCGCGAGAGCTGGTTTGCCAGCCTTGGTGCGACCGTGGCGTTTGTCCCCAAGACCATCACGCTGTATCCGGTGGTGTTTCGGCCGCTCACGGTCATCCAGAAACGCGCCGAGCGCGATACCAGCGGGTTCCTGCCCGACGAGTCCAAGTACGCGCTCTACGACGAGAGCGTGGCGTACCTTGCCGGCCGCGGATTCCGGCAAGACAGCTTTGTGCGCTTCACCACACTGCCGCGCGGCGGCCTGCGGCAGGAGACTGCCGACTTCGCGGGCGTGCCGCTCCTGGGCCTGGGCGCCGGCGCGCGCAGCTACAGCGACCGTGTGCACTACAGCACCGACTACGCCGTGCGTCGCACCGCCACGCTCGACATCATTGGCGGCTTCATCGATCACGCTCACTCTCCCGACCATCCCGCCGACCGCGGGTTCCTGCTGGATGACGATGAGCGGAGGCGGAGGTTTTGTGTGCTCAATCTCTCGCTGGGCCGATTGGACCCGGCCGAGTACGCGCGCCGATTCGGCGGCGATGGCCTGCAGCATCTTGCCCCCGAGTTGGACGCGCTCGCGGCGGAGGGGTGCGTGGAGGTCATGGCCGACGGCACCTATCAACTCACGCCGCGCGGCTTCAAATACAGCAACGTCATGGGCGAGTTATTCAAGTCACCACGCGTGGACGCACTTGAGGCCACGTACGTGCCTGAGTAG
- a CDS encoding HigA family addiction module antidote protein produces the protein MRQPPTHPGEMLMEEFLRPLELSQAEAAARMQMTANRLNEIIKGKRGVTADTAWRLSALLGTSPELWMNLQMQWDLWHAASARRTA, from the coding sequence ATGCGTCAGCCACCGACGCACCCGGGCGAAATGCTCATGGAGGAGTTCCTCAGGCCTTTGGAGCTCAGTCAAGCGGAAGCGGCGGCGCGTATGCAGATGACCGCCAACCGCCTCAACGAGATCATCAAGGGCAAGCGCGGGGTAACCGCCGACACGGCGTGGCGTCTTTCGGCGCTTCTCGGCACGTCGCCGGAGCTCTGGATGAATCTCCAGATGCAGTGGGACCTCTGGCACGCGGCTTCCGCGCGCCGGACGGCATAA
- a CDS encoding methyltransferase domain-containing protein, whose product MSSLSPEELAKLPFRSFWEKGYQDGGVSTMGGPNHDIVELAAALPVGARVLDLGCGEGRNAFYLARRGCRVTAVDRSAAGIAKLKALAEHTGVPLEGVVGDISEFPIEGEWDLVMAHGVIDYLDNPVWRRLLADVKAHTVPGGLNAYTCMLFTDEYPAGPEFTTAGFKHSLAQGELAAFYGDWSLVRHDRYVKWDQHPGIPLHCHPVDKVTARKPGGASAEPQVELVPIGEKTMPRAQFDAVDMGWTVEQLIALCGQPAVVDSFTMDGPQLGVGPGFSVDGYHLGLWYYGRAVMHVVNGRVWGRSLYASAPARVRWSTRAR is encoded by the coding sequence ATGTCTTCACTCTCGCCGGAAGAACTCGCCAAGCTCCCGTTCCGCAGTTTCTGGGAGAAGGGGTATCAGGATGGTGGTGTGTCCACCATGGGTGGCCCCAACCACGACATCGTCGAACTCGCGGCGGCGTTGCCGGTGGGTGCGCGCGTGTTGGACCTGGGATGCGGCGAAGGCCGGAATGCGTTTTACCTGGCGCGGCGCGGGTGCCGCGTGACGGCCGTGGATCGATCGGCCGCAGGTATCGCGAAGCTGAAGGCGCTGGCCGAACACACGGGCGTGCCGCTTGAAGGCGTCGTGGGCGACATCAGCGAGTTTCCGATCGAGGGTGAGTGGGATCTGGTGATGGCGCATGGGGTGATTGATTACCTCGACAACCCGGTGTGGCGCCGCCTGCTGGCCGACGTGAAGGCGCACACGGTGCCGGGCGGCCTGAACGCCTACACGTGCATGTTGTTTACCGATGAATATCCCGCAGGCCCGGAGTTCACCACGGCCGGGTTCAAACACTCGCTGGCGCAAGGCGAACTGGCGGCGTTTTATGGTGACTGGTCATTGGTGCGCCACGATCGCTATGTGAAATGGGACCAGCATCCCGGCATTCCGTTGCATTGTCATCCGGTGGACAAGGTCACCGCGCGCAAACCTGGTGGCGCGTCTGCCGAGCCGCAGGTCGAACTCGTCCCGATAGGCGAGAAGACGATGCCACGCGCGCAGTTTGACGCGGTGGACATGGGGTGGACGGTGGAGCAGTTAATCGCGCTCTGCGGCCAGCCCGCGGTGGTGGACAGCTTCACGATGGACGGCCCGCAGCTGGGTGTGGGGCCGGGCTTCTCCGTGGACGGTTATCACCTGGGTCTGTGGTACTACGGCCGCGCGGTGATGCACGTGGTGAACGGCCGCGTCTGGGGGCGTTCGCTTTACGCGAGTGCGCCGGCGCGCGTGCGGTGGTCGACGCGCGCGAGGTAG
- a CDS encoding GDP-L-fucose synthase, which yields MTPDSRVYVAGHTGLAGSALERALRARGYSNVITRTSAELDLTNSHATAFFFQREKPEIVFLAAAKVGGILANHNHPAEFISHNLAIQANVIHEAWRAGVRRLVFLSSSCIYPRDCAQPIREDYLLTGPLEATNRAFAVAKIAGIEMCWAYNRQYGTRYFCAMSTNLYGLNDTYDLEGGHVLPAMMRRFHEAKQRGDKKVVMWGTGAPLREFLDSDDLADACLHLMHLPADQETAMLNGTTPPLINIGCGEEVSIRDLAYMVRSAVGADHIDIEWDSTKPDGTPRKLLDLSRLNATGWRPRMQFEDGLRRAYADYLARVDHRTRAGALA from the coding sequence ATGACGCCTGATTCACGAGTCTACGTTGCCGGGCATACCGGGCTTGCCGGGTCGGCACTCGAACGCGCCCTGCGCGCGCGCGGGTACTCGAATGTCATCACGCGCACGAGCGCTGAACTGGACCTGACGAACTCACACGCCACGGCTTTCTTCTTCCAGCGCGAGAAGCCCGAGATCGTGTTTCTGGCGGCCGCGAAGGTGGGAGGCATCCTCGCCAACCACAACCATCCGGCCGAGTTCATCAGTCACAACCTTGCCATCCAGGCCAACGTCATTCACGAGGCCTGGCGCGCGGGCGTCCGGCGACTCGTCTTCCTCAGCTCGTCGTGCATCTATCCGCGCGACTGCGCGCAGCCCATCCGCGAAGACTACCTGCTGACCGGACCACTGGAGGCTACGAACCGCGCCTTCGCCGTGGCCAAGATCGCCGGCATTGAAATGTGCTGGGCCTACAACCGCCAGTACGGCACGCGCTACTTCTGCGCGATGTCCACCAACCTCTACGGCCTGAACGACACCTACGACCTCGAGGGCGGCCATGTGCTGCCCGCCATGATGCGACGCTTCCACGAAGCCAAACAGAGAGGCGACAAGAAGGTCGTGATGTGGGGCACGGGCGCGCCCCTTCGCGAATTTCTCGACAGCGACGACCTGGCCGACGCCTGCCTGCACCTGATGCACCTTCCGGCCGATCAGGAAACGGCGATGTTGAACGGCACCACGCCGCCATTGATCAACATCGGCTGCGGCGAGGAGGTCAGCATCCGCGACCTCGCGTACATGGTGCGCTCGGCCGTAGGCGCCGATCACATCGACATCGAGTGGGATTCCACCAAGCCCGACGGCACGCCGCGCAAACTGCTGGATCTCAGCCGGCTTAACGCCACGGGCTGGCGCCCGCGCATGCAGTTTGAAGACGGCCTGCGCCGCGCGTACGCGGACTACCTCGCGCGCGTCGACCACCGCACGCGCGCCGGCGCACTCGCGTAA